The genome window AATGGCCACCTTGACGCGAGCGAAGCCCATAGCCCGTCGGCCCTCGGTAACCCCGTCCACCGCCATTGGCTTTCCGGCCTTGGCCGCTATCTCTAAAATAGTCGAAGGCGACCAATATTCCGGGGGAAGCCCAGGTAGTCGGAGCCAGACCACCACGGTCTTGACCGGAGACTCCCTAGGTAGGAAGTCCGGCGTCCACGGCTCCAGGGCAAGCAGTTGCCCTGCCACCACCCAGGGCCCCTCCGCTAGGGCGCGATCCCGGACCTCCGACGACCGGAATCGCAGAGCGAAGTGGTCATCGGCAAGGGTCACCGCCACCacctcccctgttttcttcaGCCGGGCAGCCACGTCCTTGGCTACCCACTCGACCGGCACCCGCCGGCCGAGGCTCCGGCCGACAAGTGCTAGCCCCTCCCACTCCCGGCGGGCAGCCTCAATGGGCTCCTCCGAGAGCTGGAAGACCGACGGGAAGCGGAGGCTCAagcgagccacctcctcctccgtcaGTCGATGGGTGATCCAGGGCCCGGGCCGCGTCCAACCACCCGGTCGGTCCCCTTTTCCCCCCTTCCCCTTTCCCTTAGACGTACCTGGTCCTTGAGCTACCACCTCCGCCCAAGTCTTCGTCGACGACGATGCCGCAGTCCGCTTCGTCGAGGCAGCTTCCGCCGTCGTCCCCGACTCCGGCTCCACGACCGAGCCCGCCGAACCCTCCATCGGCGACTTCCCCTTCATCAGATCTGGTAGACACCCTGCACAACAAAAGGAACTGGGCTCACGGGATGGCCCGGACCCAGCAAAGCTCCCCCACCACCGCTCAACGCCGGCGAAGGAGACCGTTAGCACAGCaccctttctctctcctcagAGTTTCTCACTCTAAAGAGCCGTTACAAAGAACTCTTGTTGCGGATGCCCTTTCTCACTCTTTTTGGGCTGTTCTTAGGTCGCAGATTTGTTGATAGTTGTTACGCTGTAAACAGTGGGGCCCACTGAAATAGATCCGTGCGTCGCGGCGATTTAACCTTGACACAACTGATGGATTTGTATCAGAGGGCATCAGAAGTCCAACCGAGAATGGCAGATACGGAGCTTTCACCAAAAAAGAGAAtgacagatatatatatatatatatatatatatatatatatatatatatagagagagagagagagagagagagagagagagagagagagagagagagagagagaggaagtctAGAAACCACCTTCGCTGTTGTCGTATTTATGCAGGGACAGGAGATGAGGTTGAGCTTCAACGACGAAGTCACGAGGGCCATTGCAGTAGTCCGGGGGCACATGGTGAGAAAACATCCATATtttagagaaagagagagagaagttgaGGTTTCTATGGGTGGTGGAGGCGGCCATGGCCTTTGTTTGACTACAAGTCTGTTGCTGGTGATATGCTCTCTGCCGGCAATGGTGGAGTCGGCATGTGGGCGTAACCCGGTGGTGTTCAACTTCGGCGATTCCAACTCCGACACCGGCGGCTTCGTGGCTGGCCTCGGCAACCAAATCTCCCTGCCGGAGGGCCGCGTCTTCTTCCATCGCCCCGCCGGCCGCTACTGCGATGGCCGCCTCATCGTCGACTTCCTCTGTGAGTACAGCTACTCTCTCTCCTTTCCCTCTCGTCCGTTACTTCTCTGGGTGGGAATCGGTCAGGTATAGAGTGGGAACCgggaaaggggaaaaaaatctgCGGAAAATACGGAAGTGCTGGGAAATTTTCAGGGAAACGATCGGGAAACGCTTGAATATTTAGCCGAAAAGGAATAGTGGGAAGAGGACATGCTGGTGGGCAAGtgaaaaatgaagaaatggGGGCACGGATTGTTGGGAAACTATTGGGAAACGCGTTTCCCTAATCTGGGTCCATACCCCACTGCTAGTCGCATTTGAGGGCTGGTTTCGTCCTCCTTTAAGTTGGAGTTTATGAAcgtattgctttctttggattACAATGTAATGTCATATGTTGGGTAGTTAGTATTACTTGGTGATGATCTTTGTCAGAATTGCACTTTTGTTCTTGCTAGTGTTATTGGTTTTAGTAATATTGTGGTTGATAAATATAACTTTTGGTGTTCATGACAATGTCATTGATAGGTGAAAGCCTGAAAACGAATTACCTGAGCCCATATTTGGAGTCATTGGGTTCGGATTTTAGGAATGGAGCAAACTTCGCCATTGCTGGTTCGAGGACACTGCCGCCCGATGTTCCCTTCTCCTTGCATATCCAAGTGAATCAGTTCCTTCATTTCAAATCACGATCTTTGGAGCTCGATGCTCGTGGTATACACTTAGCTCTGGCTTTATATGGCTACGTTCATACAAGCTTGTCATGTTTGCAATTAGTTCCATTTGTCTTAAGTCTTAACAGTACCATTAAgctcgatggatccatcaatgGTTACCCTCTAGCCCTAGCAAATACTTGTTGTTGTTGAATTTTTTTCTGACTAAATTGTTTTGTTGCTGCTGTACCTAAAAATAAGTTTACAAATGCAATTGATCTATGTCATGGTTCGAAAGGTCCGATTGATGAGGAAGGGTTCCGCAAGGCACTCTATGCCATTGATATTGGGCAGAATGATCTTTCTGCTGCCTTCGATGCAAATTTGCCCTACAATCAAGTCATCCAAAGGATCCCATTCGTCATTTTGGAGATTAAAACTGCTGTCAAGGCAAGTCTATCTCTTGATGACAATCAATTCATTTGTGGCTTATAACCTCATGTTTGCATCTATTCGAAGCTAGTGGTCATCTTATTCCTGAAGCATAGCATTTCATGGTAATAGTCTGATGGAAAGCCAATCAACTTTTTAAGTCTTTTGACTGTGCTCTATTTTTCTAGACTAACTGCATCAACTAATCTGTTTAGTTGCAGATGCTGAAATAATGaattctgtgtgtgtgtgtgtttgtgtggaTCTCTTTATATATGATGGTCTTTTCTCATCCATAGTTATCCGAAAATGACTCCTATGAGATGTTGTTGTTTCGAGTTATTTTTTGGCTGATTTATATCTGTTGAATGGAGTGTGATCCTATTGCTCCTCCTGAATGCAGACTTTGTATGATAATGGTGGCAAAAACTTCTGGATTCACAACACTGGCCCTCTTGGGTGCTTGCCTGTAAAGCTTTCTTTACCACGGAAAGATGACAGCAGTCTTGATCAATGTGGTTGTCTCATGCCCGTCAATAATGCTGCGAAGGAATTCAATGCCCAATTGAGCGCACTCTGTGATGAATTGAGGTCTGAGTTGAAGGATGCCACCATTGTCTACACTGATATCTTCACGATTAAGTATGACATCATTGCAAATCACACTACATATGGTAAGCTATAGAACTGAGTAAGCAATCTTTAACCTTTGGTTTGGAGGTTATCAGTTTATAGAATCTTATTTCTTTCTCTGCTTTAGAAACTATAAAACTTTAAAGTTAAGAGAACTTCAAATGCataaaaataaatcataaatccCTCCTCCCTATCTCTCACATGCGCATGCACGTGCACACCACACACGTCCGCTCGTGTGCAGAGAATTGTTTTGTTTCACTCAATTCCATCATTCTATATAATATCATATCTCTGTTTCCAAAACTTTGcaagataaaaaaattatcattATCTACAAGGTGCTTTGAAATGTAATGATCAATATGTTAACCACCGGTTTCCTCTTAATGATGATTAATTATAACAGTGCTCCTAATCACTGTCCCAGGCTTTGAGAGCTCCTTGATGGCATGCTGTGGCTACGGCGGACCCCCATACAACTTCAATCTGAACATTACATGTGGCAATCCAGGCTGCCCAGTCTGCCCTGAAGGCTCTAAGTATGTGAGCTGGGATGGAGTTCATTATGCAGAGGCTGCTAATGCCATAGTGGCTTCTAAAATACTTACTGCTGAGTACTCCAAGCCCAAAGTTAAGTTCGATTACTTCTGCTTTGCTTGATCCCTGGCAATCTATATTGCCATAGATTTCATCTTGAATTGTGTCAAAACCACAGCAAGTCTAAACTTGCTAAGAAAACCGCATCGAGAGATTATTATGGTACTGGAACTGTATCGACGCATGCAAGTAAGTACATCAATGAAATGCACATGTTCATATTTATCTGGTTTAGCTTTTGTTCTCCTTGCTGTCCTTGGGAATGGCTAATTTTGGTGGCTCTCCATAGACATAATAATTATAgaacatatgtttggtaattAAATCAGGATCACTACATTGAGAATATTGTAATGACACCTACTCTGCTCCAACAACCAGAAATAATGCAGTGCAAAGTTTGTGGTGCCAGCAGTCCAAGTGCAATGAGATCCTCTTAGCTCTGGAGATGGGGTTCATAATCATACAACCTAAGGCAAGGATGCTTTGTGATCTTGTCTAAGGTAGGGGTGCTGAGTGCTTCCATTAAATAACAATCAACCCTTGTAAATAGCCTCGAGGAAATTGAAGTAGCCTACCAGAACTTTCTGCCTGTAAGGTGTCATGACATTGTCATGTATGTTAGCACGTCTCCTAATTCTAGGAGACTTGATGTGGCCCACTTAATAAGTTTATTCCACAAATCTTGTTTAAATGatgattaaatccaattaaataaagagtttatcttatctTGTGGTTTTTGTGATGGATGGAAACTATTAGAGATAAACCTTATATATAATGATAAGGATACGGATTTCTAATCTATAAATAAGTCTGTGGATCCATCATCTAAGGCACTTAAGTTCTGCATAGGTTAGAAGATCCggatctcttctctctctcgtgTGAGATCTTCGTGCTTGAACAGCAATGGGCGGAGGTcagtaaaaatatttatttatttattatttcgtTGCGCATAATTTATCTTACAATGTAATCTTCACTGGGCATGCATGTGATGTGAGTTGGGCCAGGCCAAAGTGACTCAGGCTAGCCTGCATCATTAAAGTTCTGTTACGAGTCGCAAAAACAAGTTTGCAAGGCCACGGGTTCAGCAGCATGTTAGTCCACGTTCAAGTCATGGATTGAAGGAGCCAAGCAAGTTAGCACATGAAACAAGTCTTAGTAAGAGTTGGTTTCGGCTGATTTTGTTATGAATATGGTTGCCATTTCTTAGCTTATTTTAAGTCATTTTCACAGTTGGTTTCGGCTGATTTTGTTATTAATATGGTTGCTATTTCTTAGCTTATTTTTAGTCTTTTTCAGGTGAAGTCTCATATGTATAAATGAGGACGTCTGCATGGAATAAAGTATGTGTGTGGAGAAAAACTAAATGACAAACTTTTAGGTTGTCTAACTTGGAAGCTGTGGTTTTCTCGAAATAAACCCATCCCTCagtttttattcttctttctctccatTTATACATTTAAAAtagggaaaactaaaagaaaagcaCTCGACCAAAACAGCCCCCTACCAGGTCATAGATCCATTACACGATTACTTCCACTCAAGCTTAACCCAACTTGGTGCTCAGCAATAGCCTAACTCACTATCCCACATGGAAGCTCAGGCTAATATTGAACTGGTCCACATTAGTTTTGTTGATGCTGCAGAGGAATGCTCTCTGCATTTGAAAATTGGCATTGATATCCCTTATATCAAAATTGGATAATACCAAGAACTACTAAGTTCATCTGCATTATATACTAGATTTAAGGAAGAAAGTTCATTACTTGGTGACCCAAATGGGATCACCGAGGGGATCTTAGATCGCCGGTGATTCTTATTCCAGAGTAATTTCATCTCCGATAATTTAAGATCACCACATTTATATGCTATGTTTCAGTAATTAAAGATTCTTAAGTATCCATGAGTAACCTGTTTGGTATTCCATTGGAATTCAAGATCACTCACCATATAATACCAAAATTACCCTTGATATattacataaaaatatattatttatcctATAGATTATTAATCCTATAGAGATATATTGATTGTTATTATagaactaatatttttatttatacttataatatattatatttaatactaataattattttgattagaaaaataaggtaaatagaagtaatatattaaatacttTCATTATATCAATATAaaatacaataatatatttctactacaatttaaaattatcattgaataataatatgacaataatatgattaataatatattataatataatatatataatatcaatataatataaatttaatattaatataatatattaacagTATATTAAcatatcaatttttttgttgGACTGAGAAAAATTTTTGTCCTCAATTTTCAACTTAAGATCACTGCTCTAGGAGGATCTTGAATTTCCAAACTCAAGGATAGGTATTCAATTACTAGGTTGGGCGGTGATTTGAAGAGTAGGAGGATTTGGGATCACTGCCACATAGGATCACTATGGTGTAACTAAATACGGTGATCTCATCATCTCCATCCACATCATCCTTGATCTTAGCATGATCACCCTATACCAAATGCCCCTCAAGTCTTTGATATTGGATAACAAAGACTTGTAGATGATAATGTTATCAGCCTCCACCTAGCACACTGCATCCTTGGTTTGCAAGACTTTCCAATTGGCCAAATCTACTAGGAGGGAAATTAGCCAAAAGATTTGTTTGCTCTTAGATCAAGACTCCAAGCTTCCGATAATTTTGACAACACATTTTCATGTCGGTTATCTCACCTTGGTACTTATAACTTCATTGATTTTAGCCTTATACGTTAAATATCTATAATTGATGCTATGCATTTGTCGAAGAACTTCAGTTCTAGTTGGTGGAATGGGGATAGATCACAACTCTATCGTACTATCaaacaatattttttaaaatcgaAATGATGGTTTGCTTCTAACTATCGACGATGGCCCATATAATAGAactttttttcctattttaaccaatatgaatgaGTCGAATCTCCACAAGAAGGTCATGTAATACGCCCCTTAATGCTCCAACCAGATAAATTAGCATGTACAGAAAAATCATTTATACTCCAGATAAGAGTTGCCCGCAAATTAAATATTTGGCCAGagaaagcatcaaatgcatcgGTACCCTTCCATAACTTTTTCAATTTCTCTATTCAAGACTGCAGAAAAATGTTAATATCATTACCTGGACACTTATCAACTGGAATAACTATTGACAGAATGAGTGAAGATTATTTCATACACATCTATGGTGACAAATTATAAGCAATCAAAACAACCAACCAAGTGCTGTATATAGAACTCATCGTTCAGAATGGATTAAACCCATCAGTAGCTAAATCCAACCTAACATTATGAATATTAGAAGTAAAAATGTGATACCTATCATCAAATACTTTCCATGCTAAACTATCTGTGAGATATCTTAATATTTCATTCTTTGTACAACTTTCATCATTGCATCTTATCGATGAAGCTATCTTCAATGATGCATAGATCCTTTTCAATCTAGGtggtggtggggggggggggggacacccgaatttagtcctacatcgccAGATAGCGGAAAGGTCCGTGAGGCCAAAACCTTTCCttccgagggcccttttgtgggacaaaatcgTGAGGGGGTGGCTCCCTGCGCGTGCCTTAGGGCTCGGGGCAACGATctccccagagcggacaatacctcgggagggacgcgGTCGCTTTCTCTGTCCAGGACCGGTGGGGACTATGCTGTTCACCGGGCCCAAAAAATCCAGCAACAGATGGCACGCCAGGTAGGGGGCGTCCCTTGCCGCAGGCTACCCTCTAGGCCTGGGGGGCTGTGTGCGCACAGGACCTTCCCGCTAGGGGGACTATGTTGTGGGGGGgcacccgaatttagtcccacatcgccgGATAGCGGAAAGGTCCGTCCCCTTATAATGGGGAGGCCAAAACCTTTCCtcccgagggcccttttgtgggacaaaaccgtgagggggtGGCATCTCCCCAGagtggacaatacctcgggaggaacgcggTCGCTTTCTCTGTCCAGAACCGGTGGGAACTATGCTGTTGACC of Phoenix dactylifera cultivar Barhee BC4 unplaced genomic scaffold, palm_55x_up_171113_PBpolish2nd_filt_p 000631F, whole genome shotgun sequence contains these proteins:
- the LOC103723092 gene encoding GDSL esterase/lipase LIP-4-like, coding for MQGQEMRLSFNDEVTRAIAVVRGHMVRKHPYFREREREVEVSMGGGGGHGLCLTTSLLLVICSLPAMVESACGRNPVVFNFGDSNSDTGGFVAGLGNQISLPEGRVFFHRPAGRYCDGRLIVDFLCESLKTNYLSPYLESLGSDFRNGANFAIAGSRTLPPDVPFSLHIQVNQFLHFKSRSLELDARGPIDEEGFRKALYAIDIGQNDLSAAFDANLPYNQVIQRIPFVILEIKTAVKTLYDNGGKNFWIHNTGPLGCLPVKLSLPRKDDSSLDQCGCLMPVNNAAKEFNAQLSALCDELRSELKDATIVYTDIFTIKYDIIANHTTYGFESSLMACCGYGGPPYNFNLNITCGNPGCPVCPEGSKYVSWDGVHYAEAANAIVASKILTAEYSKPKVKFDYFCFA